A region of Nitrospirota bacterium DNA encodes the following proteins:
- the folP gene encoding dihydropteroate synthase: MKLSWLRYDLDLSSKTHVMGILNITPDSFSDGGLHLDASAAVEQGIRMVNNGADILDIGGESTRPGAEPVSLEEELRRTIPVIKELAKKVTVPISIDTYKAEVARQALAAGASIVNDISGLRFDPEMPKVIAHYRVPVVIMHIKGRPREMQQNPVYDALIPEIMDYFRISIRLARKFGIPDELMILDPGIGFGKTFDHNLEILNNLEQFTLLEKPLLVGPSRKAFLGKLLGGVPASDRLEGTAASVAVAIMKGANIIRVHDVKEMARVAKVVDAIKREKAA; encoded by the coding sequence ATGAAACTTTCCTGGTTGCGCTATGACCTGGACCTCTCGAGTAAAACCCATGTCATGGGCATTCTCAATATTACGCCTGATTCGTTCTCGGACGGCGGCCTTCACCTTGATGCGTCTGCAGCCGTAGAACAGGGGATCAGAATGGTCAATAATGGTGCTGACATTCTGGATATCGGCGGAGAATCAACACGGCCCGGCGCTGAGCCGGTGTCCCTTGAAGAAGAGCTCAGACGCACCATACCGGTCATCAAGGAACTCGCAAAGAAAGTAACAGTGCCCATTTCGATCGACACGTACAAAGCCGAGGTTGCCCGACAGGCCCTTGCTGCAGGCGCCTCGATCGTCAATGATATCAGCGGACTGAGATTCGATCCTGAAATGCCGAAGGTCATCGCTCACTATAGAGTCCCGGTAGTCATCATGCATATCAAGGGACGGCCGAGAGAGATGCAGCAAAACCCCGTGTATGATGCCCTGATCCCGGAGATCATGGACTACTTCAGGATCAGTATACGGCTGGCGAGAAAATTCGGGATCCCTGACGAACTGATGATCCTCGATCCCGGGATCGGCTTTGGCAAGACCTTTGACCATAACCTCGAGATCCTGAACAATCTCGAGCAGTTCACCCTTCTTGAAAAACCGCTCCTCGTCGGCCCTTCCCGCAAGGCTTTTCTGGGCAAACTTCTCGGCGGCGTCCCTGCCTCAGACAGGCTCGAGGGCACAGCAGCATCAGTTGCTGTTGCGATCATGAAAGGCGCCAATATCATCCGTGTGCATGATGTAAAGGAAATGGCAAGGGTGGCAAAGGTCGTTGATGCGATCAAAAGGGAAAAGGCTGCGTGA
- a CDS encoding thermonuclease family protein yields MTRKQVKVFSIALLALSALLYGWLAENAAEAKKRDENNAVYIEKILDGDSVEANVRGRKEQIRLIGIDAPELSQKPWGKRSKKFLEELISASGWQARIEYDVEKRDKYARVLAYLWSRDNKLINEEMLRNGHAVLFTLPPNVKHSDRLASAQVIARENKRGIWGKGGLKQLPSDYRKEHPRK; encoded by the coding sequence ATGACAAGGAAACAGGTAAAGGTCTTTTCGATAGCGCTTCTTGCATTGAGTGCCCTGCTTTATGGATGGCTGGCAGAGAATGCTGCGGAGGCGAAGAAGCGTGATGAAAACAACGCTGTATACATTGAAAAGATCCTTGACGGCGATTCGGTCGAGGCAAATGTTCGCGGCAGGAAAGAGCAGATCAGATTGATCGGCATTGATGCGCCCGAGCTGAGCCAGAAGCCTTGGGGAAAGCGTTCGAAGAAATTCCTGGAAGAACTGATCTCAGCATCCGGCTGGCAGGCACGCATCGAATATGATGTTGAGAAACGGGACAAATACGCCCGGGTCCTTGCCTATCTCTGGAGCCGTGACAATAAGCTGATCAACGAGGAAATGCTTCGCAATGGGCATGCAGTGCTTTTTACTCTTCCACCGAATGTGAAGCACAGTGACCGCCTGGCATCTGCCCAGGTGATCGCGCGGGAGAATAAACGCGGCATCTGGGGCAAGGGCGGTCTGAAGCAGCTTCCTTCGGATTACCGCAAAGAACACCCGAGGAAGTGA
- a CDS encoding SDR family oxidoreductase — MKHSAEEIERCLALLEDLTNDSGQLARLPERQRISLMKAAGELSRPDRAEAKKRNKAVKKLQGLTRLEKDRRARNTTGIRNARTDEVYTAPAEIEFNPEGASAKSEELNSPRNCYVCKEEFTTLHFFYDTMCRKCGDLNYRKRFQTAPLHGKVALITGSRLKIGYQAALMMLRAGATVIATTRFPVDAASRYSREEGYAAWGDRLHIHGLDLRHIPSVEIFSSYIEEHYGRLDLLINNAAQTVRRPAGFYAHLMENENKGLNALSKEASKLLADHEHCKNQIRTLYKDHDGQSASLPVSWHNQNPGIGLRESARLSQVPYSHDNTLSSEKLFPPGRLDADLQQVDMRRTNSWRLRLGEIPTAEMLEVQLVNSVAPFVLCNRLADLMRRDHTGQKHIVNVTAMEGKFFRFRKDPRHPHTNMAKAALNMLTHTSAEDLARDGIYMNAVDTGWVTDEDPLELSQWKQRVHDFQPPLDIVDGAARVCDPFFDGILTGKHWSGKFLKDYFPIDW; from the coding sequence GTGAAACACTCTGCTGAAGAAATTGAGAGATGCCTTGCCCTGCTCGAAGATCTTACGAACGATTCGGGACAGCTTGCCAGGCTGCCGGAAAGGCAAAGGATCTCACTCATGAAAGCGGCAGGGGAGCTATCCCGCCCTGACAGAGCTGAAGCAAAGAAGAGAAATAAGGCTGTCAAGAAGCTACAGGGCCTGACCAGGCTCGAAAAAGACCGGCGCGCCAGGAATACGACTGGCATCCGTAATGCGCGAACTGACGAGGTATATACTGCACCCGCTGAGATCGAATTCAATCCTGAGGGAGCCTCTGCAAAAAGCGAGGAGCTGAATTCACCGCGCAACTGCTATGTCTGTAAGGAAGAGTTTACGACACTGCACTTTTTTTATGACACCATGTGCAGGAAATGCGGCGACCTGAATTATCGGAAACGCTTTCAGACAGCTCCTCTCCATGGGAAGGTCGCATTGATCACCGGTTCACGCCTTAAAATAGGTTATCAGGCAGCTCTGATGATGCTGCGTGCCGGCGCTACCGTGATAGCAACAACCAGATTTCCTGTTGATGCGGCAAGCAGGTATTCCCGGGAGGAAGGATACGCCGCGTGGGGAGACCGGCTGCATATACATGGTCTTGACCTGAGGCATATTCCGAGCGTTGAAATATTTTCGAGCTATATAGAAGAGCACTATGGCAGGCTTGATCTATTGATCAATAATGCGGCCCAGACCGTAAGAAGGCCCGCAGGTTTTTATGCGCATCTTATGGAAAATGAAAATAAAGGACTGAATGCTCTCTCTAAGGAGGCTTCAAAACTTCTTGCTGACCATGAACACTGCAAAAATCAGATCAGAACCCTTTACAAGGATCACGACGGCCAGAGCGCATCACTTCCGGTCTCTTGGCATAATCAGAACCCCGGGATAGGACTGCGTGAGTCTGCGCGGTTATCGCAGGTCCCGTACAGCCACGATAATACCCTCTCGTCTGAAAAACTGTTTCCGCCAGGAAGGCTGGATGCTGATCTTCAGCAGGTGGATATGCGCAGGACGAACAGCTGGCGTCTGCGTCTGGGCGAAATACCGACAGCAGAAATGCTCGAAGTGCAGTTAGTGAATTCTGTGGCACCGTTTGTCTTATGCAACAGATTGGCAGATCTTATGAGGCGTGATCATACCGGGCAGAAGCATATTGTGAATGTGACCGCCATGGAAGGCAAGTTCTTCAGATTCAGGAAAGATCCACGCCATCCCCATACGAATATGGCCAAAGCAGCCCTGAATATGCTGACGCACACATCAGCGGAGGATCTTGCCAGGGACGGCATCTATATGAATGCAGTCGATACCGGATGGGTGACGGACGAAGATCCTCTTGAGCTCTCGCAATGGAAACAGAGGGTTCATGATTTCCAGCCGCCCCTGGATATTGTCGATGGAGCCGCCCGGGTCTGCGATCCCTTCTTTGACGGGATATTGACCGGCAAGCACTGGTCCGGCAAATTTCTGAAAGATTATTTCCCTATCGATTGGTAG